Proteins from a single region of Juglans microcarpa x Juglans regia isolate MS1-56 chromosome 5S, Jm3101_v1.0, whole genome shotgun sequence:
- the LOC121267082 gene encoding uncharacterized protein LOC121267082, which produces MAPRGRRPRVPPFESNTVQDDNSEVLAAAATRFFQRMVNGDMVVGRTTQVGCTLEQFSHQHPPTFDGRLNSLDAESWIERMEQIFEVLYCTDDQKVKYATYHLTDMANKWWKSTRALVQLELGEAVPISWEHFKRIFLDHFFPRTLRESRAREFMDLTQGTMTVAQYATKFMELSHFASYLIPDEEKKAEKFERGLNRRLRERVRTLRIRNFTKLVTRATIAEEDIQESIDYNNQRKRQQQ; this is translated from the coding sequence ATGGCACCTCGTGGAAGAAGACCACGCGTACCCCCGTTTGAGAGCAATACTGTACAAGATGATAATTCAGAAGTACTCGCTGCTGCAGCGACACGTTTCTTTCAAAGGATGGTCAATGGTGATATGGTGGTAGGTAGAACCACACAAGTAGGATGCACATTAGAACAGTTCTCCCACCAGCACCCACCTACTTTCGATGGCAGATTGAATTCCTTAGATGCGGAAAGCTGGATTGAACGCATGGAGCAGATTTTCGAAGTGCTCTACTGCACGGATGATCAGAAGGTGAAATATGCCACTTACCATTTGACTGACATGGCAAACAAATGGTGGAAGTCGACTCGGGCTTTGGTTCAGTTGGAATTAGGGGAAGCAGTCCCCATTTCTTGGGAGCATTTCAAGAGGATCTTTCTAGATCACTTTTTCCCACGGACCCTTCGGGAGTCGAGAGCTCGCGAATTTATGGACCTTACTCAAGGAACGATGACGGTAGCACAGTATGCTACGAAATTCATGGAGCTTTCCCATTTCGCCAGTTACTTAATtccagatgaggaaaagaaagctgaaaagTTTGAGCGCGGTCTGAATCGCAGGCTTAGGGAGCGTGTACGTACTCTCAGGATTCGGAATTTCACGAAACTAGTCACCCGTGCTACTATTGCTGAAGAAGACATTCAAGAAAGTATCGATTACAATAATCAAAGAAAGCGACAGCAGCAGTAA
- the LOC121267083 gene encoding uncharacterized protein LOC121267083, which yields MATQVAESQGIQSYREKAEIYHGVALCKQKTRELLEGISLPKGLLPLDIEEMGHDPSSGFVWMKQKSKKEHKFKRINKVVSYDAEVTVFAEKGRLRKLTGVKSKEMLIWVALSDIYLENPSSDKLVFGIPSGLTRTYPASAFELEEDKADGQKNKN from the coding sequence ATGGCAACTCAAGTGGCAGAGTCTCAAGGGATTCAGTCTTACAGAGAAAAGGCAGAGATATACCATGGGGTAGCTCTCTGCAAGCAGAAAACTCGTGAACTGTTAGAGGGGATCTCTCTCCCTAAAGGCCTCCTTCCACTGGACATCGAAGAGATGGGGCATGACCCTTCATCTGGCTTTGTTTGGATGAAGCAGAAGAGCAAGAAAGAGCATAAGTTCAAGCGAATCAACAAGGTCGTCTCTTATGATGCAGAGGTCACCGTGTTTGCAGAGAAAGGCAGGCTGAGGAAACTTACTGGTGTGAAGAGCAAGGAGATGCTGATTTGGGTTGCACTTTCCGATATCTATCTTGAAAATCCTTCTTCAGACAAGCTTGTGTTTGGGATCCCCAGTGGCTTGACTCGGACGTATCCAGCTTCAGCTTTTGAGCTCGAAGAAGACAAGGCTGATGGTCAGAAGAACAAGAACTAA